One Candidatus Obscuribacterales bacterium genomic window carries:
- the cax gene encoding calcium/proton exchanger: MLNWLLIFLPLAVLSHFLHWGPVTIFAFCALSIIPLAGLMGRATEYLGERLGEGPGGLLNATFGNACELIIALAALRANLPEVVKASITGSIVGNVLLVLGLSIFVGGLRYETQTFNKTAATTLATLLGLGAISLIVPAVYGASTGAGHAVRQSNIALTIAIVLFVIYFASLWFSLKTHRHLFTRSAEENDEAEEALGTKGWSVRRSLVVLLVSTILVAALSEMLVHAVEAAAQTLGMTKLFVGVVLVAIIGNAAEHSTAVLMAMKNRMDLAMQIALGSGAQIALFVAPVLVFASFLLGQPMNLNFTAGEIVAVGLSVLILPLVVLDGECNWLEGLQLLAVYIILSIGFFFI; the protein is encoded by the coding sequence ATGCTCAACTGGTTACTAATTTTTTTACCTCTGGCCGTCCTGTCCCATTTTCTTCATTGGGGGCCGGTGACTATTTTTGCCTTCTGCGCTCTTTCCATTATTCCGCTTGCCGGCTTAATGGGGCGTGCCACGGAATATCTTGGCGAAAGATTAGGTGAAGGACCAGGCGGACTGCTCAATGCCACTTTCGGCAATGCTTGCGAACTGATTATTGCTTTGGCAGCCTTACGCGCCAATTTGCCGGAGGTTGTGAAAGCATCAATTACCGGCTCTATTGTTGGAAACGTTTTGCTTGTGTTGGGGTTGTCCATTTTTGTTGGTGGCTTGCGTTACGAGACTCAGACATTCAACAAAACGGCTGCGACCACTCTGGCGACGCTTTTGGGTCTGGGTGCCATAAGTCTAATAGTACCTGCTGTTTATGGTGCTTCAACAGGCGCAGGACATGCGGTGAGGCAGTCCAATATTGCACTTACTATTGCCATTGTATTGTTCGTCATTTATTTTGCCAGCCTTTGGTTCTCATTAAAGACGCACAGACATTTATTTACTCGATCCGCTGAAGAGAATGATGAGGCTGAGGAAGCACTCGGGACTAAAGGCTGGTCTGTGAGGCGCTCGCTTGTAGTACTGCTAGTCTCAACGATATTAGTTGCGGCTTTATCTGAGATGCTTGTCCACGCTGTGGAAGCGGCAGCGCAGACTTTAGGCATGACAAAGTTGTTTGTTGGTGTCGTATTGGTGGCAATTATTGGTAATGCCGCCGAACACTCAACAGCTGTGCTCATGGCTATGAAAAACCGCATGGATTTGGCTATGCAAATAGCCTTAGGCTCGGGAGCGCAAATAGCCTTGTTTGTCGCCCCTGTGCTTGTTTTTGCCAGTTTCTTGCTTGGGCAACCGATGAATCTCAATTTCACGGCTGGTGAAATTGTCGCTGTCGGTTTGTCGGTGTTAATCTTGCCGCTTGTTGTTTTGGATGGTGAGTGCAACTGGCTGGAAGGTCTGCAATTGCTCGCTGTTTATATTATTCTGTCTATAGGCTTCTTCTTCATCTAA
- a CDS encoding Glu/Leu/Phe/Val dehydrogenase, producing MATVKPVEIPGMECETPHFLMAQRQLDEIALEMGLDPELHERLRYPKRALIVTVPVRMDDGTVKTFTGYRVQHDVSLGPGKGGIRFHPEVNLGEVSALAMLMTWKCALMGLPYGGAKGGIRCEPWNLSLGEQERLTRRYTSEIINLIGPDKDIPAPDMYTNEQTMAWIMDTYSINVGHTVPSVVTGKPVSIGGSLGRMEATGRGVAYCVRRACQESGITDKSPSVVVQGFGNVGGVAARQLFDAGFKVVAVSDVHGGIYCSDGIDIPRLQAYVSEMGRVEGFSNCKAVSNTELLTLPCDVLVPAALGNQIHERNMMDINAKIIVEGANGPVGPEADRYLHEKGVLIVPDILANAGGVTVSYFEWVQGLMHLFWSEDEVNKRLEEIMGRACDQVFAMVKKTGLRPRMAALRLAVSRLAEAKKLRGLYP from the coding sequence ATGGCTACAGTGAAGCCGGTTGAAATTCCAGGAATGGAATGCGAAACGCCTCACTTCCTGATGGCTCAACGACAGCTCGATGAGATAGCTCTCGAGATGGGTCTTGATCCGGAGCTTCACGAGCGTTTGCGTTATCCCAAGCGTGCTCTAATAGTCACAGTGCCAGTACGCATGGACGACGGCACAGTAAAAACATTTACCGGCTACCGTGTGCAGCACGATGTTAGCTTAGGACCAGGTAAGGGCGGCATCCGCTTCCATCCCGAAGTCAACCTCGGCGAAGTTTCCGCATTAGCCATGCTCATGACCTGGAAATGCGCCTTGATGGGTTTACCTTATGGTGGTGCCAAAGGCGGCATTCGCTGCGAACCATGGAATCTTTCTTTGGGTGAGCAAGAAAGACTAACCAGACGGTACACTTCTGAAATTATCAACTTGATTGGACCGGACAAAGACATTCCGGCTCCGGATATGTACACCAATGAACAGACAATGGCCTGGATCATGGATACATACTCCATCAACGTCGGTCACACAGTGCCTTCGGTAGTTACCGGTAAGCCTGTTTCCATCGGCGGATCACTGGGCAGAATGGAAGCCACCGGTCGCGGTGTTGCCTACTGCGTACGCCGCGCCTGCCAGGAATCTGGTATCACTGATAAATCACCATCTGTTGTTGTGCAAGGTTTCGGTAATGTCGGCGGAGTAGCTGCCAGACAATTATTCGATGCCGGCTTCAAGGTTGTCGCCGTATCTGACGTGCATGGTGGCATTTATTGCTCCGACGGCATAGACATTCCACGCTTGCAAGCCTACGTTTCCGAAATGGGTCGCGTAGAAGGCTTCAGCAACTGCAAGGCCGTATCCAATACCGAATTGTTGACACTGCCATGTGATGTGCTGGTGCCGGCTGCTCTGGGCAACCAAATCCACGAAAGAAACATGATGGACATCAACGCCAAGATAATTGTCGAAGGTGCTAATGGTCCTGTAGGTCCGGAAGCCGACAGATACTTGCACGAAAAGGGCGTACTCATTGTGCCGGATATTCTGGCTAATGCCGGCGGCGTAACCGTCAGCTACTTTGAGTGGGTTCAAGGCCTAATGCACTTGTTCTGGTCGGAAGACGAAGTGAATAAGCGCCTGGAAGAGATTATGGGAAGAGCTTGCGATCAAGTTTTTGCTATGGTCAAAAAGACAGGTCTTCGCCCCAGAATGGCTGCGCTTCGTTTGGCCGTCAGCCGCCTGGCAGAAGCTAAAAAGCTCAGAGGTCTCTACCCATAA
- the mutM gene encoding bifunctional DNA-formamidopyrimidine glycosylase/DNA-(apurinic or apyrimidinic site) lyase → MPELPEVECVLRGLEKSLAGERIESVKVLREQSIACPSAKSFAKLVPGRVFSDFVRRGKYLLMSFDDGSGLACHLRMSGALVVKTKKSNKDKNDKHLRVLFKMQSGKELHFEDMRVFGRLWFVKSNAKFEEVIPALSKMGPEPLTDLTHNYLQEKLATRSQSIKAALLDQGLIAGIGNIYADEVLFLTGVHPQTRASDLSAAKLKKLVENIRLVLTQAIVAGGSSIRDYKDSFGVNGNYQNEALVYGRVGLSCTKCGSKIERVKLAGRSAHFCSRCQRR, encoded by the coding sequence GTGCCAGAGTTGCCGGAAGTAGAGTGTGTATTGCGTGGGCTGGAAAAGAGCCTTGCCGGCGAGCGCATTGAATCGGTAAAAGTGTTGCGTGAGCAATCGATTGCGTGTCCTTCAGCGAAAAGCTTTGCCAAATTAGTGCCTGGGCGTGTTTTTTCTGATTTTGTGCGGCGCGGCAAATATTTGCTTATGAGTTTTGATGACGGCAGTGGATTAGCATGTCATTTGCGCATGTCCGGTGCGCTTGTAGTGAAAACCAAGAAAAGCAACAAAGACAAAAACGACAAGCATTTGCGAGTCTTGTTCAAAATGCAATCCGGAAAGGAATTGCATTTTGAAGACATGCGTGTATTTGGACGGCTCTGGTTCGTAAAATCCAACGCAAAGTTTGAGGAAGTAATACCGGCACTGAGCAAAATGGGGCCCGAACCACTTACTGACTTAACGCACAATTACTTGCAGGAAAAATTGGCCACGCGCAGTCAATCTATAAAAGCGGCATTACTTGATCAGGGGTTGATTGCCGGAATAGGCAATATTTATGCTGATGAGGTTTTGTTTCTCACAGGCGTCCACCCGCAGACTAGAGCATCTGATTTAAGCGCGGCAAAGCTAAAGAAATTGGTGGAAAATATCCGCTTGGTTTTAACGCAGGCTATTGTTGCCGGCGGCTCAAGTATACGAGACTACAAAGACAGTTTCGGTGTCAACGGCAATTATCAGAACGAAGCTTTGGTCTATGGTCGCGTTGGTCTTTCCTGTACCAAATGCGGGAGTAAGATTGAAAGAGTTAAGTTGGCGGGACGCTCGGCGCACTTTTGTTCGCGTTGCCAGAGGCGCTAA